The following are encoded together in the Neofelis nebulosa isolate mNeoNeb1 chromosome 9, mNeoNeb1.pri, whole genome shotgun sequence genome:
- the LOC131486364 gene encoding large ribosomal subunit protein eL21-like, translated as MAHHKPLPFGRNCHLPVIRQNDQHKGKRRGTHYMFSGPFRKHGVVPLATYMRIYKKGDIVDIKGMGAVPKRTPHKCHRGKTGRVYSVTQHAVGIVGNRHVKGKILAKRTNVRVEHIKHSKSRDSFLKRVKENGQKKKEATEKGTWVQPNCQPAPPREAHFVRTNGKEPELLDPIPYEFTA; from the exons ATGGCACATCACAAGCCATTG ccTTTCGGCCGGAACTGTCATCTTCCAGTGATTCGCCAAAACGACCAACacaagggaaagaggagaggtacTCACTATATGTTCTCTGGGCCTTTTAGAAAACATGGAGTTGTTCCTTTGGCAACATACATGCGAATCTACAAGAAAGGTGATATTGTGGACATCAAGGGAATGGGTGCTGTTCCAAAAAGAACGCCCCACAAATGTCACCGTGGCAAAACCGGAAGAGTCTACAGTGTTACCCAGCATGCTGTTGGCATTGTTGGAAACAGACACGTGAAGGGCAAGATTCTTGCTAAGAGAACTAATGTACGTGTTGAGCACATTAAGCACTCCAAGAGCCGGGATAGCTTCCTGAAGCGTGTGAAGGAAAACggtcagaaaaagaaggaagccacGGAGAAAGGTACTTGGGTTCAACCGAActgccagcctgccccacccaGAGAAGCACACTTTGTGAGAACCAATGGAAAGGAGCCTGAGCTGTTGGACCCCATTCCCTATGAATTCACGGcatga